The following proteins are co-located in the Bordetella bronchialis genome:
- the mdcB gene encoding triphosphoribosyl-dephospho-CoA synthase MdcB translates to MAVLAQDALLSEVHTWPKPGLVSHIDAGSHDDMDCSTFEASAESLLPYFRDIAAAGAAGMAMHGLRALGIQAEHAMMAATGGVNTHRGAIFGVGLLCAAAGYRERMGVSDTLGDIVAWRWGASILGGPRPADSNGISVLRRYGAGGARAEAAAGFPSLYRIALPALRQARLLRPRDSEAQRVQALFALVAEVEDTNLLHRGGPLGGSWARAAARSFLVRGGIARPDWRESAAAIHREFVARRLSPGGCADLLAMALFVDSVGD, encoded by the coding sequence ATCGCCGTGCTGGCCCAGGATGCCCTGCTGTCGGAGGTGCACACCTGGCCCAAGCCCGGACTGGTTTCGCATATCGACGCCGGCAGCCACGACGACATGGACTGCTCGACTTTCGAAGCCAGCGCGGAGAGCCTGCTCCCCTACTTCCGCGACATCGCCGCCGCCGGCGCCGCCGGCATGGCGATGCACGGCCTGCGCGCGCTGGGCATCCAGGCGGAACACGCCATGATGGCGGCGACGGGCGGCGTCAACACGCACCGCGGCGCGATTTTCGGCGTGGGGCTGCTGTGCGCGGCGGCAGGCTATCGCGAACGCATGGGCGTATCGGATACGCTGGGCGACATCGTCGCCTGGCGTTGGGGCGCCAGTATCCTGGGCGGTCCGCGGCCCGCGGATAGCAATGGGATATCGGTGTTGCGCCGCTATGGCGCCGGCGGGGCCCGCGCCGAAGCCGCCGCGGGGTTTCCCAGCCTGTACCGCATCGCGCTGCCCGCCCTGCGCCAGGCGCGCCTGCTGCGGCCAAGGGATTCCGAGGCGCAGCGGGTGCAGGCCTTGTTCGCCCTGGTGGCCGAAGTCGAAGACACCAATCTCCTGCATCGCGGCGGCCCGCTTGGCGGTTCGTGGGCGCGCGCGGCCGCGCGGTCCTTCCTGGTGCGTGGCGGCATTGCGCGGCCCGACTGGCGCGAATCGGCGGCTGCCATCCATCGGGAATTCGTGGCGCGCCGCCTTTCCCCGGGCGGATGCGCGGACCTGCTGGCGATGGCCCTGTTCGTCGATAGCGTGGGAGATTGA
- a CDS encoding LysR family transcriptional regulator encodes MIDTQLLPAFIAVAETGSFTQAAARTGLSQSSVSQRVRRLEDGLGTTLFLRDTHRVELTAAGATLLEYARSLLGTLEEAELRVRDSSLSGNVRLGIAEDIALSRLPRILQTYRRAHANVVLHVEVDMSLKLLDRAEKREFDLVLAKRLSERHHPSLSPIHSEPLVWVGATGAEGIARRRPLPLALYFDPSVTRRLVLEKLKDSGIPYSVVHASWSMAGIHAGVMAGLGITACGRGFVPHTLSTLDAAEYGLPQLPPLEFVLVRRQGELSRAARELAALIERNPLALEYPRLPGLHGSRPGY; translated from the coding sequence ATGATAGACACCCAGTTGCTTCCCGCTTTCATCGCCGTCGCGGAAACCGGCAGCTTCACGCAGGCGGCGGCGCGCACGGGGCTCAGCCAATCGTCCGTCAGCCAACGCGTGCGGCGCCTGGAAGACGGCCTGGGCACGACGCTCTTCCTGCGCGACACCCACCGCGTCGAATTGACGGCAGCGGGCGCCACCCTGCTGGAATACGCCCGCTCGCTGCTCGGCACCCTGGAAGAAGCGGAACTGCGCGTGCGCGACTCGTCGCTGTCCGGCAACGTGCGGCTTGGCATCGCGGAAGACATCGCCCTGTCCAGGCTGCCGCGGATCCTGCAGACATATCGCCGTGCCCACGCCAATGTCGTGCTGCACGTCGAGGTGGACATGAGCCTGAAGCTGCTCGATCGCGCGGAAAAGCGCGAGTTCGACCTGGTGCTCGCCAAGCGCCTGAGCGAGCGGCATCATCCTTCCCTGTCGCCCATCCACTCCGAGCCGCTGGTATGGGTGGGCGCGACCGGCGCGGAAGGCATCGCCCGGCGGCGGCCCCTGCCCCTGGCCCTGTACTTCGACCCCAGCGTGACGCGGCGGCTGGTCCTGGAAAAACTGAAGGACTCGGGCATCCCGTATAGCGTCGTCCACGCCAGCTGGAGCATGGCGGGCATCCACGCGGGCGTCATGGCCGGCCTGGGCATTACCGCCTGTGGCCGCGGCTTCGTGCCGCATACCCTGAGCACCCTGGATGCCGCGGAGTACGGCTTGCCGCAACTGCCGCCATTGGAGTTCGTATTGGTGCGGCGCCAGGGCGAACTGAGCCGGGCCGCACGGGAACTGGCCGCGCTGATCGAGCGAAATCCGCTGGCGCTGGAGTATCCGCGGCTGCCGGGACTGCACGGGTCGCGGCCAGGGTACTAG
- a CDS encoding acetoacetate decarboxylase family protein, whose amino-acid sequence MTPMFGNYKMHEGSGVNPPYSPAYPVEWECPLRTLEVVTRVDRRKVEKLLADTPFEVVNDRVAFRFMLSPGHTLAIHAGQMFDLMVTVPVRFQDLFTQTHIFMYCSDPMGICAGRELFGYTKKDTHYAFDETPDGKVSGWVRRRNVPLVDYRFTPDPDAPLVMLTDEAEQPGGEIHVRRLPDPEKVGTAYADVVYRRTPLRYTRPLPGRIDWTLHPSQYDPIADLEPEVLGAHFMTSDVYGGGFAVEDRRLLKRLIP is encoded by the coding sequence ATGACCCCGATGTTCGGAAACTACAAGATGCACGAAGGCAGCGGCGTCAACCCGCCGTACTCGCCGGCCTATCCGGTGGAATGGGAATGCCCGCTGCGCACGCTGGAGGTAGTGACCCGCGTCGACCGCCGCAAGGTGGAAAAGCTGCTGGCCGACACACCGTTCGAGGTCGTCAACGACCGCGTGGCGTTCCGCTTCATGCTCTCGCCGGGCCACACCCTTGCAATCCATGCCGGCCAGATGTTCGACCTGATGGTGACCGTGCCCGTGCGTTTCCAGGATCTGTTCACACAGACCCATATCTTCATGTATTGCAGCGATCCCATGGGCATTTGTGCCGGCCGCGAACTGTTCGGCTATACCAAGAAGGACACGCACTACGCTTTCGATGAAACGCCGGACGGCAAGGTCAGCGGCTGGGTGCGCCGCCGCAATGTGCCGCTGGTCGACTACCGCTTCACGCCGGATCCCGATGCGCCGCTGGTCATGCTGACCGACGAGGCCGAACAGCCCGGCGGCGAAATCCATGTGCGGCGCCTGCCGGATCCGGAAAAGGTCGGCACCGCCTACGCGGATGTGGTGTATCGCCGCACGCCCCTGCGCTACACCCGGCCGCTGCCCGGCCGCATCGACTGGACCCTGCATCCCAGCCAGTACGACCCCATCGCGGATCTGGAGCCGGAGGTACTGGGCGCGCACTTCATGACCTCGGACGTGTATGGCGGGGGGTTCGCCGTGGAAGACCGGCGCCTGCTGAAGCGGCTGATCCCCTGA
- a CDS encoding MFS transporter yields MQTAASALSPGRPVTAQHKRALVAACIGNFIEYFDFVIYGYFAPVIAQLFFPADDPAASLLLTFAVFAISYASRPIGGIVFGHLGDRYGRKTPLAAAIILIAAATTVIGLMPTYASIGIAAPILLTVARLIQGISVGGEYGGATSFISEYAPANRRGFYTGWQTFTIGLALLVGGGVASLITGTLTTEQLHAWGWRLPFLAGVPLGLVGLYLRLKLEETPHFTSVQEHHAVEKAPLLTGLKKEWKAILIGMGLISAPSACIYIYYIYTPTYLAKVLGFTLADAQRANLYSMVFYCALLPFFALLSDIVGRKPLMLISALAVALVTYPAFHLLDPRDFNQTVFALCLMGLAFAPHSATALCAMSEIMPTKLRYTGLSVSLNIPVTLLGGTAPFLATYFVARTGNLYSPSWIVIGAAILTLLAVLAYRETLKTGLR; encoded by the coding sequence ATGCAAACCGCAGCCAGCGCCTTATCGCCCGGCCGACCCGTCACCGCGCAGCACAAGCGGGCACTGGTGGCCGCCTGCATCGGCAACTTCATCGAATACTTCGATTTCGTTATCTACGGGTATTTCGCGCCCGTGATCGCGCAGCTGTTCTTTCCGGCGGACGATCCCGCGGCCAGCCTGCTGCTGACCTTCGCCGTCTTCGCCATCAGCTATGCGTCCCGGCCCATCGGCGGCATCGTGTTCGGCCACCTGGGCGACCGCTACGGCCGCAAGACCCCCCTGGCGGCCGCCATCATCCTGATCGCCGCGGCCACGACCGTCATCGGCCTGATGCCGACCTACGCCTCCATCGGCATCGCCGCGCCCATCCTGCTGACGGTGGCCAGGTTGATCCAGGGCATATCCGTGGGCGGCGAGTACGGGGGCGCCACGTCTTTCATCTCCGAATACGCGCCCGCCAACCGGCGCGGCTTCTATACGGGCTGGCAGACCTTCACCATCGGCCTGGCCCTGCTGGTGGGCGGCGGCGTGGCATCGCTGATTACCGGTACGCTGACCACCGAGCAGCTGCATGCCTGGGGCTGGCGACTACCCTTCCTGGCGGGCGTACCGCTGGGGCTGGTGGGCCTGTACCTGCGCCTGAAGCTGGAAGAGACGCCGCACTTTACCTCCGTCCAGGAACATCACGCGGTGGAGAAGGCCCCCTTGCTGACAGGGCTGAAGAAGGAGTGGAAGGCCATACTGATCGGCATGGGTTTGATCTCCGCGCCGTCGGCGTGCATCTACATTTACTACATCTATACGCCCACCTATCTGGCCAAGGTGCTGGGCTTTACGCTGGCCGACGCGCAGCGCGCGAATCTGTACAGCATGGTTTTCTACTGCGCGCTGCTGCCTTTCTTCGCGCTGCTCAGCGACATCGTGGGCCGCAAGCCCCTGATGTTGATCAGCGCGCTGGCGGTCGCGCTGGTCACCTACCCCGCCTTTCACCTGCTGGATCCGCGGGATTTCAACCAGACGGTATTCGCACTGTGCCTGATGGGCCTGGCCTTCGCGCCGCATTCGGCCACCGCGCTATGCGCCATGTCGGAGATCATGCCCACCAAGCTGCGCTATACCGGCCTGTCGGTCAGCCTGAACATACCGGTTACGCTGCTCGGCGGCACGGCACCCTTCCTGGCGACGTACTTCGTGGCGCGTACGGGCAATCTGTATTCGCCTTCCTGGATCGTCATCGGTGCCGCCATACTGACCTTGCTGGCGGTGCTGGCATACCGTGAAACGCTGAAGACGGGGCTGCGCTGA
- a CDS encoding acyltransferase domain-containing protein translates to MRPPLIAILCSGQGGQHRDMFAVSGQAEEAQAIFQQAAPWFDGMDPRDFVRTAPPDSLYSNRAGQLLCCVQALAAWAALEPMRPARAIIAGYSIGELAAWGCAGALPVATVLELAAARAQAMDAAAPPDSGMLAVVGLDRATLAPWLARGGAWIAIVNDVDHFVLAGDAGALSAIEDDARRAGARRVAMLHVGVPSHSPLLAVARDRYAERLATVQARLPTPQARLLSGIDGEPVRAIGPGLDKLAAQISQSLDWSACLDSCIDAGAVAALELGPGDALCRMWEGRCPERAARAVDHFRHPQGLREWLDRVYRDSGR, encoded by the coding sequence ATGCGGCCGCCCCTGATCGCCATTCTGTGCTCGGGCCAGGGCGGGCAGCACCGCGACATGTTCGCGGTCAGCGGCCAGGCCGAGGAAGCGCAAGCCATCTTCCAGCAGGCGGCGCCCTGGTTCGATGGCATGGATCCACGGGATTTCGTACGCACGGCGCCGCCGGACAGCTTGTACAGCAACCGCGCGGGCCAGCTGCTTTGCTGTGTGCAGGCGCTGGCGGCCTGGGCCGCGCTGGAGCCGATGCGGCCCGCCCGCGCCATCATCGCCGGCTACAGCATCGGCGAACTGGCGGCGTGGGGTTGCGCCGGGGCCTTGCCCGTGGCCACGGTGCTGGAACTGGCCGCGGCGCGCGCGCAGGCCATGGATGCCGCCGCGCCGCCGGACAGCGGCATGCTGGCCGTCGTCGGCCTGGACCGCGCCACCCTGGCGCCGTGGCTGGCGCGCGGTGGCGCCTGGATCGCTATCGTGAACGATGTCGACCACTTCGTCCTGGCCGGCGATGCCGGCGCGCTGTCGGCCATAGAGGATGACGCCAGGCGCGCCGGCGCCCGCCGCGTCGCCATGCTGCACGTGGGGGTCCCTTCGCATTCGCCCCTGTTGGCCGTGGCGCGCGACCGCTACGCCGAACGGCTGGCGACCGTGCAGGCGCGGCTGCCCACGCCGCAGGCACGCCTGCTTTCCGGCATCGACGGCGAGCCAGTCCGCGCCATCGGCCCCGGCCTGGACAAGCTGGCGGCGCAGATCTCGCAATCGCTGGACTGGTCCGCCTGCCTGGACAGTTGCATCGACGCCGGCGCGGTGGCGGCGCTGGAGCTGGGGCCTGGCGACGCCTTGTGCCGCATGTGGGAAGGCCGCTGCCCGGAGCGCGCCGCCCGCGCCGTCGATCACTTCCGCCATCCGCAAGGCCTGCGGGAATGGCTGGACCGCGTGTACCGGGATTCTGGGCGATAA
- a CDS encoding SDR family NAD(P)-dependent oxidoreductase, producing MAQREQGHRVVLLTGAGGGIGSAIALALAGQGWRVVLTDRDPAMLDGLRRQCDASMLGAETLRLDVTREQEVADAVRHVVERHGRLDGVVSNAGVPGAVLPIADYPLDMYTRTMAVNATGTFLVLKHGLPALRRGGDGSFVAVASTSSIRGRARLAAYVASKHAVLGLVRSAALETVGSGVRVNAVLPGPTRTAMIDAIDAMAQGRAGPPGAGPPAANARGAIQRAVAAPYGEPADVAQAVAFLLSPASRHMNGAELVVDGGSTLA from the coding sequence ATGGCGCAGCGGGAGCAAGGCCATCGCGTCGTCCTGCTGACGGGGGCGGGCGGCGGTATCGGCAGCGCCATCGCGCTTGCCCTGGCCGGCCAGGGATGGCGCGTGGTGCTCACCGACCGCGATCCGGCGATGCTGGATGGCCTGCGGCGACAGTGCGACGCATCGATGCTGGGCGCCGAGACCTTGCGGCTGGATGTCACGCGGGAACAGGAGGTGGCCGACGCCGTGCGGCATGTGGTGGAGCGGCACGGGCGATTGGACGGCGTGGTCAGCAACGCGGGCGTTCCCGGCGCGGTCCTGCCCATCGCGGACTATCCCCTGGACATGTACACGCGGACGATGGCGGTCAACGCGACGGGGACCTTTCTTGTCCTGAAGCACGGCCTGCCGGCCTTGCGGCGGGGCGGAGACGGCAGCTTCGTCGCGGTGGCGTCCACGTCGTCCATACGTGGACGCGCGCGGCTGGCGGCCTACGTCGCCAGCAAGCATGCCGTGCTGGGGCTGGTGCGCAGCGCCGCATTGGAGACGGTGGGCAGCGGCGTGCGCGTCAACGCCGTGCTGCCGGGCCCCACGCGCACCGCGATGATCGATGCCATCGACGCCATGGCGCAAGGGAGGGCGGGTCCGCCCGGCGCCGGCCCGCCCGCCGCCAACGCGCGGGGAGCCATCCAGCGCGCCGTGGCGGCGCCGTACGGGGAGCCGGCCGACGTGGCGCAAGCGGTGGCGTTTCTGTTGTCGCCGGCGTCGCGCCATATGAACGGCGCGGAGCTGGTGGTGGACGGCGGCAGCACGCTGGCATAG